The Gopherus evgoodei ecotype Sinaloan lineage chromosome 8, rGopEvg1_v1.p, whole genome shotgun sequence genome includes a region encoding these proteins:
- the TXNDC15 gene encoding thioredoxin domain-containing protein 15 isoform X2 yields the protein MRVLLSTGWGLRQLLWVTWLSGSFLAGGAAEENADPLSETARPLSTEGGSALTGELQAPVQYKTAEIADAMLGSGIPADQSVVLSVIPGEAKDRHMSEFDIGTCDAAVEDAECSVGTSLASHLSQSGSHVQEQAVDSNVVLEAVPASPAEESNSTDNMKTPKVNCEERNITGIRNFTLQILNVSQDLMEFLNPNSSDCTLVLFYTPWCRFSANLAPHFNSLPRAFPTLNFLALDASQHSSLSTRFGTVAVPNILLFQGAKPMARFNHTDRTLEMLKAFIFNQTEAILEPSCCQEQSLQKILFGHHSTEWNFRTRNRS from the exons ATGCGGGTTCTCCTCTCTACCGGGTGGGGACTCCGGCAGCTGCTCTGGGTGACCTGGCTGAGCGGGAGCTTCCTGGCAG gaggagcagcagaggaaAATGCTGACCCACTCTCTGAAACTGCCCGACCTCTTAGCACAGAAGGTGGTTCTGCCCTTACTGGAGAGCTTCAGGCGCCAGTGCAGTACAAGACTGCAGAAATTGCTGATGCAATGCTCGGTAGTGGGATTCCTGCTGATCAGTCTGTGGTGTTGTCAGTGATTCCGGGAGAAGCAAAGGACAGGCACATGTCTGAATTTGATATTGGCACCTGCGATGCAGCAGTAGAAGATGCTGAATGTAGTGTGGGGACTAGCCTTGCTTCTCACTTATCACAGTCTGGTTCACATGTTCAAGAACAAGCAGTAGACTCAAATGTAGTGCTAGAGGCTGTGCCTGCTTCACCAGCTGAGGAATCTAATAGCACAGACAACATGAAAACTCCCAAAGTGAACTGTGAGGAAAGAAATATTACCGGGATCAGAAACTTCACGCTACAAATCCTGAATGTTTCGCAA GACTTGATGGAGTTTTTAAACCCAAACAGCAGTGACTGTACATTAGTCTTGTTTTATACACCTTGGTGTCGCTTCTCTGCCAATCTGGCCCCTCATTTTAATTCTTTGCCCCGAGCATTTCCAACTCTAAACTTCCTGGCATTGGATGCATCTCAGCATAGCAG TTTATCAACCAGATTTGGAACTGTGGCTGTTCCTAATATCCTTCTTTTCCAAGGAGCCAAACCCATGGCCAGATTTAATCATACAGACCGAACCCTGGAAATGCTGAAAGCATTCATTTTTAATCAGACAG aggcTATATTAGAGCCTTCCTGCTGCCAGGAACAGAGCCTTCAGAAGATCCTGTTCGGTCACCATAGCACTGAGTGGAATTTCAGGACAAG GAATAGAAGCTAA
- the TXNDC15 gene encoding thioredoxin domain-containing protein 15 isoform X1: MRVLLSTGWGLRQLLWVTWLSGSFLAGGAAEENADPLSETARPLSTEGGSALTGELQAPVQYKTAEIADAMLGSGIPADQSVVLSVIPGEAKDRHMSEFDIGTCDAAVEDAECSVGTSLASHLSQSGSHVQEQAVDSNVVLEAVPASPAEESNSTDNMKTPKVNCEERNITGIRNFTLQILNVSQDLMEFLNPNSSDCTLVLFYTPWCRFSANLAPHFNSLPRAFPTLNFLALDASQHSSLSTRFGTVAVPNILLFQGAKPMARFNHTDRTLEMLKAFIFNQTGIEAKNDVVVTEEDRAGPLPSVLTKGIDWLLLFSLLFLVSFIMYATIRTESIRWLIPGQEQEHQE, from the exons ATGCGGGTTCTCCTCTCTACCGGGTGGGGACTCCGGCAGCTGCTCTGGGTGACCTGGCTGAGCGGGAGCTTCCTGGCAG gaggagcagcagaggaaAATGCTGACCCACTCTCTGAAACTGCCCGACCTCTTAGCACAGAAGGTGGTTCTGCCCTTACTGGAGAGCTTCAGGCGCCAGTGCAGTACAAGACTGCAGAAATTGCTGATGCAATGCTCGGTAGTGGGATTCCTGCTGATCAGTCTGTGGTGTTGTCAGTGATTCCGGGAGAAGCAAAGGACAGGCACATGTCTGAATTTGATATTGGCACCTGCGATGCAGCAGTAGAAGATGCTGAATGTAGTGTGGGGACTAGCCTTGCTTCTCACTTATCACAGTCTGGTTCACATGTTCAAGAACAAGCAGTAGACTCAAATGTAGTGCTAGAGGCTGTGCCTGCTTCACCAGCTGAGGAATCTAATAGCACAGACAACATGAAAACTCCCAAAGTGAACTGTGAGGAAAGAAATATTACCGGGATCAGAAACTTCACGCTACAAATCCTGAATGTTTCGCAA GACTTGATGGAGTTTTTAAACCCAAACAGCAGTGACTGTACATTAGTCTTGTTTTATACACCTTGGTGTCGCTTCTCTGCCAATCTGGCCCCTCATTTTAATTCTTTGCCCCGAGCATTTCCAACTCTAAACTTCCTGGCATTGGATGCATCTCAGCATAGCAG TTTATCAACCAGATTTGGAACTGTGGCTGTTCCTAATATCCTTCTTTTCCAAGGAGCCAAACCCATGGCCAGATTTAATCATACAGACCGAACCCTGGAAATGCTGAAAGCATTCATTTTTAATCAGACAG GAATAGAAGCTAAGAATGATGTGGTGGTAACTGAGGAAGACCGAGCGGGCCCTCTGCCGAGTGTCCTGACAAAAGGAATAGATTGGTTGCTTTTATTCTCTTTATTGTTTCTGGTTAGTTTTATTATGTATGCTACCATTCGGACTGAGAGCATTCGTTGGCTAATACCGGGACAAGAGCAGGAGCATCAGGAATAA
- the C8H5orf24 gene encoding UPF0461 protein C5orf24 homolog isoform X3, protein MRSLRQFCNVNYIEESKERKMMHPVASSNTAFCGTGKSSCLNEDSVRSTDQFDLYSTQQSKYSHTVSHKPIACQRQDTLNETHLQATSGRNIETKDELKKKKNLNRSGKRGRPSGTTKSAGYRTSTGRPLGTTKAAGFKTSPGRPLGTTKAAGYKVSPGRPPGKKQQAFRCSSDA, encoded by the exons ATGAGAAGTCTCAGGCAATTCTGTAATGTAAACTATATTGAAGAGTCAAAAGAGAG AAAAATGATGCATCCTGTTGCCAGCAGTAATACAGCTTTCTGTGGGACTGGCAAGAGTTCTTGCCTTAACGAAGACAGTGTGAGATCCACTGATCAGTTTGACTTATATTCTACACAGCAAAGCAAATACAGCCACACAGTCAGCCACAAACCAATTGCATGCCAGAGACAAGACACGTTAAATGAAACACACTTGCAGGCCACAAGTGGCAGGAATATAGAGACAAAAGATGaactaaagaaaaagaaaaacctcaaCCGATCTGGTAAACGTGGAAGGCCATCGGGGACCACAAAATCAGCGGGGTACCGAACCAGCACAGGTCGACCTCTTGGGACCACCAAAGCAGCTGGATTTAAAACAAGTCCAGGCAGACCCTTGGGTACAACTAAAGCTGCAGGATACAAAGTCAGCCCAGGCAGACCTCCAG GAAAAAAGCAGCAAGCCTTCAGGTGTTCCAGTGATGCCTAA
- the C8H5orf24 gene encoding UPF0461 protein C5orf24 homolog isoform X1 produces the protein MRSLRQFCNVNYIEESKERKMMHPVASSNTAFCGTGKSSCLNEDSVRSTDQFDLYSTQQSKYSHTVSHKPIACQRQDTLNETHLQATSGRNIETKDELKKKKNLNRSGKRGRPSGTTKSAGYRTSTGRPLGTTKAAGFKTSPGRPLGTTKAAGYKVSPGRPPGSIKALSRLANLSYTCGSAAFPYPVVHNRGVHAAGETSSKVKQPN, from the exons ATGAGAAGTCTCAGGCAATTCTGTAATGTAAACTATATTGAAGAGTCAAAAGAGAG AAAAATGATGCATCCTGTTGCCAGCAGTAATACAGCTTTCTGTGGGACTGGCAAGAGTTCTTGCCTTAACGAAGACAGTGTGAGATCCACTGATCAGTTTGACTTATATTCTACACAGCAAAGCAAATACAGCCACACAGTCAGCCACAAACCAATTGCATGCCAGAGACAAGACACGTTAAATGAAACACACTTGCAGGCCACAAGTGGCAGGAATATAGAGACAAAAGATGaactaaagaaaaagaaaaacctcaaCCGATCTGGTAAACGTGGAAGGCCATCGGGGACCACAAAATCAGCGGGGTACCGAACCAGCACAGGTCGACCTCTTGGGACCACCAAAGCAGCTGGATTTAAAACAAGTCCAGGCAGACCCTTGGGTACAACTAAAGCTGCAGGATACAAAGTCAGCCCAGGCAGACCTCCAGGTAGCATTAAAGCTCTATCACGGCTTGCAAATCTAAGTTATACTTGTGGCAGTGCAGCTTTTCCCTATCCTGTGGTGCATAACAGAGGAGTACATGCTGCTGGTGAAACTAGTAGCAAAGTCAAACAACCCAATTAG
- the C8H5orf24 gene encoding UPF0461 protein C5orf24 homolog isoform X2 codes for MMHPVASSNTAFCGTGKSSCLNEDSVRSTDQFDLYSTQQSKYSHTVSHKPIACQRQDTLNETHLQATSGRNIETKDELKKKKNLNRSGKRGRPSGTTKSAGYRTSTGRPLGTTKAAGFKTSPGRPLGTTKAAGYKVSPGRPPGSIKALSRLANLSYTCGSAAFPYPVVHNRGVHAAGETSSKVKQPN; via the coding sequence ATGATGCATCCTGTTGCCAGCAGTAATACAGCTTTCTGTGGGACTGGCAAGAGTTCTTGCCTTAACGAAGACAGTGTGAGATCCACTGATCAGTTTGACTTATATTCTACACAGCAAAGCAAATACAGCCACACAGTCAGCCACAAACCAATTGCATGCCAGAGACAAGACACGTTAAATGAAACACACTTGCAGGCCACAAGTGGCAGGAATATAGAGACAAAAGATGaactaaagaaaaagaaaaacctcaaCCGATCTGGTAAACGTGGAAGGCCATCGGGGACCACAAAATCAGCGGGGTACCGAACCAGCACAGGTCGACCTCTTGGGACCACCAAAGCAGCTGGATTTAAAACAAGTCCAGGCAGACCCTTGGGTACAACTAAAGCTGCAGGATACAAAGTCAGCCCAGGCAGACCTCCAGGTAGCATTAAAGCTCTATCACGGCTTGCAAATCTAAGTTATACTTGTGGCAGTGCAGCTTTTCCCTATCCTGTGGTGCATAACAGAGGAGTACATGCTGCTGGTGAAACTAGTAGCAAAGTCAAACAACCCAATTAG